In Zingiber officinale cultivar Zhangliang chromosome 8B, Zo_v1.1, whole genome shotgun sequence, a single genomic region encodes these proteins:
- the LOC122014483 gene encoding protein FAR1-RELATED SEQUENCE 9-like isoform X1, translating into MSAWNIMLAKYALEDNDWLRRMYNIKEKWALVYGRQMFCADMTTTQRSESMNSIVKKYVTYKHKFLDFFNHFQRLLDDRRYEELKADFRSNTTVPHLMFPIEILKHASEIYTPKAYKCFQQEWCLSHDSNLEIVEDVDTFTKYKVTPHKKRNHHIVTLDKKCEQIECSCRKFEFAGILCSHILKIFTWKNIMKIPNEYVLKRWTRKAKIGYFEVNDSMANNASLDPKLIQNMRYKELCGLNVQFVTKAAEREDTYKFVKDAMLSLCKMVDDKLQVNESNVQQSNVSQASWEFDYGEGNSTGVKGIKMKKKTMSRKRLKGGLEKISRKRKAARKTNQASTISADQTISSVASVQYDQINHQPINSVPTIGSSIGSFNMTEPPLLPSQVSQVQFPFVQFVGPPPAASSP; encoded by the exons atgtCAGCATGGAACATAATGTTAGCAAAGTATGCACTTGAAGATAATGATTGGTTGAGGCGCATGTACAATATCAAGGAAAAATGGGCTTTGGTATATGGACGACAAATGTTTTGTGCGGATatgactacaacccaaagaagtgagagcatgaatagTATTGTGAAAAAGTATGTCACTTATAAACACAAGTTTCTAGACTTCTTCAATCACTTCCAAAGACTCCTTGATGATCGTCGATATGAAGAATTAAAAGCTGATTTCAGATCAAATACAACTGTTCCACATTTAATGTTTCCAATTGAGATTTTAAAGCATGCTAGTGAAATTTATACTCCTAAGGCatacaagtgttttcaacaagaGTGGTGTCTATCTCATGATTCCAATCTAGAGATTGTTGAGGATGTTGATACATTTACAAAATATAaagtgactcctcacaaaaagaGAAATCATCATATAGTTACACTTGATAAGAAGTGTGAACAAATTGAGTGCAGCTGTAGAAAATTTGAATTTGCTGGAATTTTATGTTCTCATATTCTGAAAATATTTAcatggaaaaatatcatgaagatcCCTAATGAGTATGTATTGAAAAGGTGGACAAGAAAAGCAAAAATTGGATATTTTGAAGTTAATGATTCAATGGCCAATAAtgctagtttggatccaaaattaattcaaaacatGCGATACAAAGAGTTGTGTGGGTTGAATGTTCAATTTGTTACCAAGGCAGCGGAAAGGGAGGACACTTATAAGTTTGTTAAAGATGCTATGTTGAGTTTGTGTAAGATGGTGGATGATAAGTTACAAGTTAATGAATCAAATGTCCAACAATCAAATGTGAGCCAAGCATCATGGGAATTTGATTATGGTGAAGGGAACTCTACTGGAGTGAAAGGgattaaaatgaagaaaaaaacgaTGTCAAGGAAGAGGTTGAAAGGTGGGTTAGAGAAGatttcaaggaaaagaaaagcagcgaggaaaacaaaccaagcttCAACAATT AGTGCAGATCAAACTATTTCCAGCGTGGCCAGCGTACAATATGACCAGATCAATCATCAA ccTATAAATTCTGTGCCAACAATTGGTAGCTCTATTGGTAGTTTCAATATGACTGAGCCACCATTATTGCCATCACAAGTTTCTCAG GTACAATTCCCATTTGTGCAGTTTGTTGGACCACCTCCTGCGGCCTCCTCTCCTTAG
- the LOC122014483 gene encoding protein FAR1-RELATED SEQUENCE 9-like isoform X2, translating into MSAWNIMLAKYALEDNDWLRRMYNIKEKWALVYGRQMFCADMTTTQRSESMNSIVKKYVTYKHKFLDFFNHFQRLLDDRRYEELKADFRSNTTVPHLMFPIEILKHASEIYTPKAYKCFQQEWCLSHDSNLEIVEDVDTFTKYKVTPHKKRNHHIVTLDKKCEQIECSCRKFEFAGILCSHILKIFTWKNIMKIPNEYVLKRWTRKAKIGYFEVNDSMANNASLDPKLIQNMRYKELCGLNVQFVTKAAEREDTYKFVKDAMLSLCKMVDDKLQVNESNVQQSNVSQASWEFDYGEGNSTGVKGIKMKKKTMSRKRLKGGLEKISRKRKAARKTNQASTISADQTISSVASVQYDQINHQVQFPFVQFVGPPPAASSP; encoded by the exons atgtCAGCATGGAACATAATGTTAGCAAAGTATGCACTTGAAGATAATGATTGGTTGAGGCGCATGTACAATATCAAGGAAAAATGGGCTTTGGTATATGGACGACAAATGTTTTGTGCGGATatgactacaacccaaagaagtgagagcatgaatagTATTGTGAAAAAGTATGTCACTTATAAACACAAGTTTCTAGACTTCTTCAATCACTTCCAAAGACTCCTTGATGATCGTCGATATGAAGAATTAAAAGCTGATTTCAGATCAAATACAACTGTTCCACATTTAATGTTTCCAATTGAGATTTTAAAGCATGCTAGTGAAATTTATACTCCTAAGGCatacaagtgttttcaacaagaGTGGTGTCTATCTCATGATTCCAATCTAGAGATTGTTGAGGATGTTGATACATTTACAAAATATAaagtgactcctcacaaaaagaGAAATCATCATATAGTTACACTTGATAAGAAGTGTGAACAAATTGAGTGCAGCTGTAGAAAATTTGAATTTGCTGGAATTTTATGTTCTCATATTCTGAAAATATTTAcatggaaaaatatcatgaagatcCCTAATGAGTATGTATTGAAAAGGTGGACAAGAAAAGCAAAAATTGGATATTTTGAAGTTAATGATTCAATGGCCAATAAtgctagtttggatccaaaattaattcaaaacatGCGATACAAAGAGTTGTGTGGGTTGAATGTTCAATTTGTTACCAAGGCAGCGGAAAGGGAGGACACTTATAAGTTTGTTAAAGATGCTATGTTGAGTTTGTGTAAGATGGTGGATGATAAGTTACAAGTTAATGAATCAAATGTCCAACAATCAAATGTGAGCCAAGCATCATGGGAATTTGATTATGGTGAAGGGAACTCTACTGGAGTGAAAGGgattaaaatgaagaaaaaaacgaTGTCAAGGAAGAGGTTGAAAGGTGGGTTAGAGAAGatttcaaggaaaagaaaagcagcgaggaaaacaaaccaagcttCAACAATT AGTGCAGATCAAACTATTTCCAGCGTGGCCAGCGTACAATATGACCAGATCAATCATCAA GTACAATTCCCATTTGTGCAGTTTGTTGGACCACCTCCTGCGGCCTCCTCTCCTTAG